One Actinospica robiniae DSM 44927 genomic region harbors:
- a CDS encoding sulfate adenylyltransferase subunit 1, translating into MTAIHEPPLHTPTGSLLRLATAGSVDDGKSTLVGRLLHDTKQVFADQLDAVERVSRERGLDGADLALLTDGLRAEREQGITIDVAYRYFATPRRRFILADTPGHVQYTRNMVTGASTAQLAVVLVDARHGVVEQTRRHVAVAALLKVPHVVLAVNKMDLVGYQESVFAPIADEFARYARALEVPEVTAIPISALAGDNVVDPSNAMDWYAGPTLLEHLEDVDVDHDPRHCAARFPVQYVLRPQSSEFRDYRGYAGQVTAGAFRPGDEVLVLPSGKRSTIAGIDRLGERDVEVAFAYQSVTLRLTDDVDVSRGDVIVPADRAPEVTQDVVATVCHIADRPLRAGDRVLLRHGTSTVKAVVRSLDSTLNLETLVRESGPEALHANDIGQITLRTAAPLPLDDYADHRRTGSFLLIDDADGATLTAGMVGVPLGTAAED; encoded by the coding sequence ATGACCGCGATACACGAACCGCCGCTGCACACCCCGACCGGCTCGCTGCTGCGCCTGGCCACGGCCGGCTCGGTCGACGACGGCAAGTCCACCCTGGTGGGCCGGCTGCTGCACGACACCAAGCAGGTGTTCGCGGACCAGCTCGACGCGGTCGAGCGGGTCTCGCGCGAGCGCGGCCTGGACGGCGCCGACCTCGCTCTGCTGACCGACGGCCTGCGGGCCGAGCGGGAGCAGGGCATCACGATCGACGTGGCCTACCGCTACTTCGCCACCCCGCGCCGCCGCTTCATCCTGGCCGACACCCCCGGGCACGTGCAGTACACCCGGAACATGGTCACCGGCGCCTCCACCGCGCAGCTCGCGGTGGTGCTCGTGGACGCGCGCCACGGCGTGGTCGAGCAGACCCGCCGGCACGTGGCCGTGGCGGCGCTGCTGAAGGTGCCGCACGTGGTGCTCGCGGTGAACAAGATGGACCTGGTCGGGTATCAGGAATCGGTGTTCGCGCCGATCGCGGACGAGTTCGCCCGCTACGCCCGGGCGCTGGAGGTGCCGGAGGTCACGGCGATCCCGATCTCGGCGCTGGCCGGGGACAACGTGGTCGACCCGTCCAACGCGATGGACTGGTACGCCGGGCCGACGCTGCTCGAGCACCTGGAGGACGTGGACGTCGACCACGACCCGCGGCACTGCGCCGCCCGCTTCCCGGTGCAGTACGTGCTGCGGCCGCAGAGCTCCGAGTTCCGCGACTACCGCGGCTACGCGGGCCAGGTGACCGCGGGCGCGTTCCGGCCGGGCGACGAGGTGCTGGTGCTGCCCTCGGGCAAGCGCAGCACCATCGCCGGCATCGACCGGCTCGGCGAGCGCGACGTGGAGGTGGCCTTCGCCTACCAGTCGGTGACGCTGCGGCTGACCGACGACGTGGACGTCTCGCGCGGCGACGTGATCGTGCCGGCGGACCGGGCGCCGGAGGTGACCCAGGACGTGGTCGCCACGGTGTGTCACATCGCCGACCGGCCGCTGCGGGCCGGTGACAGGGTCCTGCTGCGGCACGGCACCTCGACGGTCAAGGCGGTCGTGCGCTCGCTGGACTCCACGCTGAACCTGGAGACGCTGGTGCGCGAGTCGGGGCCGGAGGCCCTGCACGCCAACGACATCGGCCAGATCACGCTGCGCACCGCGGCCCCGCTGCCGCTCGACGACTACGCGGACCACCGGCGCACCGGCTCGTTCCTGCTGATCGACGACGCCGACGGGGCGACGTTGACCGCGGGCATGGTCGGCGTCCCGCTGGGCACCGCGGCCGAGGACTGA
- a CDS encoding ABC transporter substrate-binding protein, with the protein MPRSGKSRFALKARTFSAFSPRSRRAAALLAVGALTVAVTTACAHATAGTTTAANTAAGSSSAAGSPASELRLGYFANVTHSTAITEVANGTLAKDLGSTKLSTQVFNSGPTEMTALLSGQLDAAYVGPSSALSAWTKSDKQGLTIVAGAENAGAELVVDSSITSAAQLKGKTLADPQLGNTQDVALRYWLKQQGYTTTLQGGGDVTVQPEANATTLSLFEQGKIQGAWLPEPWASRLVVEGKGHVLVDEKTLWPDSSFATTNLVVATSYLQAHPQTVAELLDAQIAANQWINANASSAQTLISGAIKQLTGSTITAAEMQRAWGEESVTDDPLASSMQTSLAHAVATGQLKSTPLDGLFNLTLLNRELAKAGQSPVPAS; encoded by the coding sequence ATGCCCAGAAGCGGAAAGTCCCGCTTTGCTCTGAAAGCCCGTACTTTCTCCGCGTTCTCCCCGCGCTCCCGCCGCGCAGCCGCGCTGCTGGCGGTCGGGGCGCTGACCGTGGCGGTGACCACCGCGTGCGCACACGCCACGGCGGGCACCACCACGGCGGCGAACACGGCCGCCGGCAGCTCCTCGGCCGCCGGCTCCCCGGCCTCCGAACTGCGGCTCGGCTACTTCGCCAACGTGACCCACTCGACCGCGATCACCGAGGTCGCCAACGGCACGCTGGCCAAGGACCTGGGTTCGACCAAGCTGAGCACCCAGGTGTTCAACTCCGGCCCGACCGAGATGACCGCACTGCTCTCCGGACAGCTCGACGCCGCGTACGTCGGGCCGTCCTCGGCGCTGAGCGCCTGGACCAAGTCCGACAAGCAGGGCCTGACCATCGTCGCCGGCGCCGAGAACGCCGGGGCCGAACTGGTGGTCGACTCCTCGATCACCTCCGCGGCCCAGCTCAAGGGCAAGACGCTGGCGGACCCGCAGCTCGGCAACACCCAGGACGTGGCGCTGCGGTACTGGCTCAAGCAGCAGGGCTACACCACCACGCTGCAGGGCGGCGGCGACGTCACCGTGCAGCCGGAGGCCAACGCCACCACGCTGAGCCTGTTCGAGCAGGGCAAGATCCAGGGCGCCTGGCTGCCCGAGCCCTGGGCCTCGCGCCTGGTGGTCGAGGGCAAGGGGCACGTCCTGGTGGACGAGAAGACCTTGTGGCCCGACAGTTCCTTCGCCACCACCAACCTGGTGGTCGCGACCTCGTATCTGCAGGCGCACCCGCAGACGGTGGCCGAGCTGCTCGACGCGCAGATCGCCGCCAACCAGTGGATCAACGCGAACGCGTCCTCGGCGCAGACCCTGATCAGCGGCGCCATCAAGCAGCTGACGGGGTCGACGATCACGGCCGCGGAGATGCAGCGGGCCTGGGGCGAGGAGTCGGTGACCGACGATCCGCTGGCTTCCTCGATGCAGACCAGCCTCGCGCACGCGGTGGCCACCGGGCAGCTCAAGAGCACGCCTCTGGACGGCCTGTTCAACCTCACCCTGCTCAACCGGGAACTGGCGAAGGCGGGGCAATCCCCCGTCCCGGCCTCGTGA
- a CDS encoding ABC transporter ATP-binding protein, with protein sequence MTVTAAVGAAPTTTETAAVRLAGVTKTFGKDGVPVLDNIDLAVAPGEFVCLLGASGCGKSTLLNLVAGLDPVTAGRIEVAGGHAALMFQESALFPWLTAGRNVELALKLGGVTDRAERRAEAQRLLGLVRLGSAYDKRVHELSGGMRQRVALARALAQKSQVLLMDEPFAALDAITRDVLHEELVKLWQETNLTVVFVTHNVREAARLGQRVILLSSRPGRIAREWRVQIPQPRRIEDAEVTELTREITAELHKEISRHGN encoded by the coding sequence ATGACCGTAACCGCAGCCGTGGGCGCCGCGCCGACCACGACCGAAACCGCCGCGGTGCGCCTGGCCGGGGTGACCAAGACCTTCGGCAAGGACGGCGTGCCCGTACTCGACAACATCGATCTGGCCGTCGCGCCGGGCGAGTTCGTGTGCCTGCTCGGCGCCTCCGGCTGCGGCAAGTCCACCCTGCTCAACCTCGTCGCCGGGCTCGACCCGGTGACGGCGGGGCGGATCGAGGTCGCGGGCGGCCACGCCGCCCTGATGTTCCAGGAGTCGGCGCTCTTCCCCTGGCTCACCGCCGGGCGCAACGTCGAGCTCGCACTCAAGCTCGGCGGCGTGACGGACCGGGCCGAGCGGCGGGCCGAGGCCCAGCGCCTGCTCGGCCTGGTCCGCCTGGGCAGCGCCTATGACAAGCGGGTGCACGAACTGTCCGGCGGCATGCGCCAGCGGGTGGCCCTGGCCCGCGCGCTGGCGCAGAAGTCGCAGGTCCTGCTGATGGACGAGCCGTTCGCCGCGCTCGACGCCATCACCCGGGACGTGCTGCACGAGGAGCTGGTCAAGCTCTGGCAGGAGACGAACCTGACCGTGGTGTTCGTCACGCACAACGTGCGCGAGGCCGCGCGGCTGGGCCAGCGCGTCATCCTGCTCTCCTCCCGTCCCGGCCGGATCGCCCGCGAGTGGCGGGTTCAGATCCCGCAGCCGCGCCGGATCGAGGACGCCGAGGTCACCGAGCTCACCCGGGAGATCACCGCCGAGCTGCACAAGGAGATCAGCCGCCATGGCAACTGA
- a CDS encoding ABC transporter permease, giving the protein MATEAVSEPVDEVTATSQDFASIEAGLDALESAAATRKPWWRRVLLAKIVPPVVAVFVLLLIWDVLVLAQVKPAWVLPGPADVWDELTSQWGAYQVGPAIWDSVSRGVIGFAISVVIGSVVGLAVARIPLLRAAIQPILSGLQSLPSVAWVPIGIMWFGIDDATIYTVVLLGAIPSVAIGLIDGLDQIPPIYTRVGRNLGARGLTSARYVLFPAVLPGYVSGLKQGWAFSWRSLMAAELIAVSPKLGPGVGQVMAEASGTNDMAMAFGALIVILIIGIGINAIFFAPVERRLLRSRGLAKS; this is encoded by the coding sequence ATGGCAACTGAGGCCGTATCAGAGCCCGTCGACGAGGTCACCGCGACCTCGCAGGACTTCGCCAGCATCGAGGCCGGGCTGGACGCGCTCGAGAGCGCCGCGGCCACCCGGAAGCCGTGGTGGCGCCGGGTGCTGCTGGCCAAGATCGTGCCGCCGGTGGTGGCCGTCTTCGTGCTGCTGCTGATCTGGGACGTGCTCGTGCTCGCGCAGGTCAAGCCGGCCTGGGTGCTGCCCGGCCCGGCGGACGTGTGGGACGAGCTGACCTCGCAGTGGGGCGCCTACCAGGTCGGCCCGGCGATCTGGGACTCGGTCTCGCGCGGCGTCATCGGCTTCGCCATCTCGGTGGTGATCGGCAGTGTGGTGGGCCTGGCCGTGGCCCGGATCCCGTTGCTGCGCGCGGCGATCCAGCCCATCCTCTCCGGCCTGCAGTCGCTGCCGTCGGTGGCCTGGGTGCCGATCGGCATCATGTGGTTCGGCATCGACGACGCGACCATCTACACCGTGGTGCTGCTCGGCGCGATCCCGTCGGTGGCGATCGGCCTGATCGACGGGCTCGACCAGATCCCGCCGATCTACACCCGGGTCGGGCGCAACCTGGGCGCGCGCGGGCTGACCTCGGCCCGGTACGTGCTCTTCCCGGCCGTGCTGCCGGGCTATGTCAGCGGCCTGAAGCAGGGCTGGGCGTTCTCCTGGCGCTCGCTGATGGCGGCCGAGCTGATCGCGGTCTCGCCCAAGCTCGGCCCGGGGGTGGGCCAGGTGATGGCCGAGGCCTCCGGCACCAACGACATGGCGATGGCCTTCGGCGCGCTGATCGTCATCCTGATCATCGGCATCGGCATCAACGCGATCTTCTTCGCGCCGGTCGAGCGACGGCTGCTGCGGAGCCGGGGACTGGCCAAGTCGTGA
- a CDS encoding sirohydrochlorin chelatase has translation MNLLLITHGSRDPRYAASFEALCARLRRDGHRARVGHLGLCGPDPAGAAAQLAADLAADGVAVGHERVAAVPMFLGHGYHVANDVPAAVATARAVLVARAAVVATAPLGPDPLLVEAMESRLRELGVWPGDPEVAVLLASAGSSDPSVRNGIDAMAGQWAEAGWHSVTPTYAGAARPDVAEALASARAAGAVETVVASYFLAPGNLADRVALGADGAPMSAPFLTPEGADPALVRLVLRRAASALEPTASAAPARHRGQARAARAHAYQEASTRARSAARS, from the coding sequence GTGAACCTGCTGCTGATCACGCACGGCTCCCGGGACCCGCGGTACGCGGCGTCCTTCGAGGCGCTGTGCGCGCGCCTGCGCCGGGACGGACACCGGGCCCGGGTCGGACACCTGGGGCTGTGCGGTCCGGACCCGGCGGGCGCGGCCGCGCAGCTGGCGGCCGACCTGGCGGCAGACGGCGTGGCAGTGGGGCACGAGCGGGTCGCCGCGGTGCCGATGTTCCTCGGCCACGGCTACCACGTGGCGAACGACGTGCCCGCGGCGGTGGCCACGGCGCGGGCGGTCCTGGTGGCCCGCGCGGCCGTCGTCGCCACCGCGCCGCTGGGCCCGGACCCGCTGCTGGTGGAGGCGATGGAGTCGCGGCTGCGGGAGCTCGGGGTCTGGCCCGGGGACCCGGAGGTGGCGGTGCTGCTGGCTTCCGCCGGGAGCTCGGATCCGAGCGTGCGCAACGGAATCGACGCCATGGCCGGGCAGTGGGCCGAGGCCGGCTGGCACAGCGTCACGCCGACGTACGCGGGGGCGGCGCGGCCGGACGTGGCCGAGGCGCTGGCCTCGGCGCGGGCCGCCGGCGCGGTCGAGACCGTGGTGGCGAGCTACTTCCTGGCGCCGGGGAACCTGGCCGACCGGGTCGCGCTGGGCGCGGACGGCGCGCCGATGTCAGCGCCCTTCCTCACGCCCGAGGGCGCCGATCCGGCACTGGTGCGCCTCGTGCTGCGGCGCGCGGCGAGCGCGCTGGAGCCGACGGCGTCGGCCGCGCCGGCCCGGCACCGGGGCCAGGCGCGCGCGGCGCGGGCGCACGCGTATCAGGAAGCGAGCACGCGGGCCCGCTCTGCGGCCAGGTCGTAA
- a CDS encoding PPK2 family polyphosphate kinase gives MAHAKQSKPGKGKAKKAQKPAKSAKGKAGKLDKAAKKAAAKLAKAQAEGRDRTLRPDQAKALVEKVAARYVEAEAAELAPEPAGSIGSLLRLAPGAPVDLAGFDAGATPGVSSRAQAEAQLPALSARLSALQERLYADAVGSGSPRRVLLVLQGMDTSGKGGTVRHVVGRLDPNGIRIKAFKAPTEEELAHDFLWRVRSEVPQPGQIGIFDRSQYEDVLVAKVRKLVLAMHIARRYGAINKFEQSLVTEGCVVVKCFLHISLEEQRERLLARLEDPEKRWKYNPGDVDDRLLWPQFQDAYRVAIERCGTEAAPWHLIPADRKWYRNYAVLRLLIEALEGIDPQYPPGDYDLAAERARVLAS, from the coding sequence ATGGCGCACGCGAAGCAGAGCAAGCCCGGCAAGGGCAAGGCCAAGAAGGCGCAGAAGCCGGCGAAGTCCGCGAAGGGCAAGGCCGGCAAGCTCGACAAGGCGGCCAAGAAGGCGGCCGCGAAGCTCGCGAAGGCGCAAGCCGAGGGCAGGGACCGCACGCTTCGCCCGGACCAGGCCAAGGCGCTGGTCGAGAAGGTCGCCGCGCGCTACGTCGAGGCCGAGGCGGCCGAGCTGGCGCCCGAGCCGGCCGGCTCGATCGGCTCGCTGCTGCGGCTCGCCCCGGGCGCCCCGGTGGACCTGGCCGGCTTCGACGCGGGCGCGACCCCGGGCGTGTCCTCGCGAGCCCAGGCCGAGGCCCAGCTGCCCGCGCTCAGCGCGCGCCTGTCCGCGCTGCAGGAGCGGCTCTACGCGGACGCGGTGGGCTCCGGCTCGCCCCGCCGGGTGCTGCTGGTGCTCCAGGGCATGGACACCTCCGGCAAGGGCGGCACCGTGCGCCACGTGGTCGGCCGGCTCGACCCGAACGGCATCCGGATCAAGGCGTTCAAGGCGCCGACCGAGGAGGAGCTGGCGCACGACTTCCTCTGGCGGGTGCGCTCCGAGGTGCCGCAGCCGGGTCAGATCGGCATCTTCGACCGCTCCCAGTACGAGGACGTGCTCGTCGCCAAGGTGCGCAAGCTCGTGCTGGCGATGCACATCGCCCGCCGCTACGGCGCCATCAACAAGTTCGAGCAGTCCCTCGTCACAGAGGGCTGCGTCGTGGTCAAGTGCTTCCTGCACATCTCGCTCGAGGAACAGCGCGAGCGGCTGCTGGCCCGGCTCGAAGACCCGGAGAAGCGCTGGAAGTACAACCCGGGCGACGTGGACGACCGGCTGCTGTGGCCGCAGTTCCAGGACGCCTACAGGGTCGCCATCGAACGCTGCGGCACCGAAGCAGCCCCCTGGCATCTGATCCCGGCCGACCGCAAGTGGTACCGGAACTACGCCGTGCTGCGGCTGCTGATCGAGGCGCTCGAGGGCATCGATCCGCAGTACCCGCCGGGGGATTACGACCTGGCCGCAGAGCGGGCCCGCGTGCTCGCTTCCTGA
- the zapE gene encoding cell division protein ZapE, translating into MAARGYAASPDGPRGDAPASLAERRPSVSADRLIAELLPPPRFASARFSTYLPDPGEPSQSAARDLLAERAATWSGKGPARARRGLLRRGSGPAEGRGVYLDGGYGVGKTHLLASLWHETEGPKVYGTFVEYTNLVGALGFGPTVAHLATQRLVCIDEFELDDPGDTVLVSTLLTRLAEAGVQLAATSNTLPDQLGEGRFAAADFLREIQGLSARFTAVRIEGPDYRRRDGASAPEPLEDEVVAKYAADGPDRFLDDFEPLTAHLSTLHPSRYGALLDGVGSLGLLGLKPVEDQNAALRLVVFVDRLYDRSVPVLASGVAADRVFTPELLAGGYRKKYLRAVSRLISLTQAGAALA; encoded by the coding sequence ATCGCCGCGCGCGGGTACGCCGCGTCCCCTGACGGACCCCGTGGCGACGCTCCGGCTTCACTGGCCGAGCGGCGCCCTTCCGTCTCCGCCGACCGACTCATCGCCGAACTCCTCCCGCCGCCGAGGTTCGCCTCGGCGCGCTTCTCCACCTACCTGCCCGACCCGGGCGAGCCCAGCCAGTCCGCCGCCCGCGACCTGCTCGCCGAACGCGCCGCGACCTGGTCCGGCAAGGGCCCGGCCCGCGCCCGCCGCGGACTGCTGCGCCGCGGCTCCGGCCCGGCCGAAGGCCGCGGGGTCTACCTCGACGGCGGCTACGGCGTCGGCAAGACGCACCTGCTCGCCTCGCTCTGGCACGAGACCGAGGGGCCCAAGGTCTACGGCACCTTCGTCGAGTACACCAACCTGGTCGGCGCGCTCGGCTTCGGGCCGACCGTGGCGCACCTGGCCACCCAGCGGCTGGTGTGCATCGACGAGTTCGAACTCGACGACCCGGGCGACACCGTCCTGGTCTCCACCCTGCTCACTCGGCTCGCCGAGGCCGGGGTGCAGCTGGCCGCCACCTCCAACACCCTGCCGGACCAGCTCGGCGAGGGCCGGTTCGCGGCCGCGGACTTCCTGCGCGAGATCCAGGGCCTGTCCGCGCGGTTCACCGCGGTGCGGATCGAGGGCCCGGACTACCGCCGCCGGGACGGGGCGAGCGCGCCGGAGCCGCTCGAGGACGAGGTCGTGGCCAAGTACGCCGCGGACGGGCCGGACCGCTTCCTGGACGACTTCGAGCCGCTGACGGCGCATCTGAGCACCCTGCATCCCAGCCGCTACGGCGCCCTGCTGGACGGGGTCGGCTCGCTCGGGCTGCTCGGCCTGAAGCCGGTGGAGGACCAGAACGCCGCGCTGCGCCTGGTCGTGTTCGTCGACCGGCTCTACGACCGGTCCGTCCCGGTGCTGGCCTCCGGCGTCGCGGCGGACCGGGTCTTCACCCCGGAGCTGCTCGCCGGCGGGTACCGCAAGAAGTACCTGCGCGCCGTCAGCCGTCTGATCTCGCTCACCCAGGCCGGCGCCGCGCTCGCCTGA
- a CDS encoding dihydrofolate reductase family protein: protein MRQLIPEPPRGGFEPDLSEIYAYPGHVRRWLRANMVASADGAAQADGASRGLSGPADVRVLRALRGLADVVLVGAATVRTEGYLRPAVPRTEFAAARAAAGQPPAAAIAVVSASLEVDFDSPLYTEAVTPTITVTTGEAPPERLRQAEAAGEVLIAGEGERVDLGGAVDLLADSGRGRLLCEGGPTLLGAMVRAGRLDELCLSVSPQLRAGSGLRILDGPELAAPLSLNLHTLLTEDGFLFARYLVM, encoded by the coding sequence ATGCGGCAACTCATTCCCGAGCCCCCGCGCGGCGGGTTCGAGCCGGACCTGAGCGAGATCTACGCCTACCCCGGCCACGTGCGCCGGTGGCTGCGCGCGAACATGGTCGCCTCCGCGGACGGCGCGGCCCAGGCGGACGGCGCCTCGCGCGGCCTGTCCGGCCCGGCCGACGTGCGGGTGCTGCGCGCGCTGCGCGGCCTGGCCGACGTGGTCCTGGTCGGCGCGGCCACCGTGCGCACCGAGGGCTACCTGCGCCCGGCCGTGCCCCGGACCGAGTTCGCCGCGGCCAGAGCGGCCGCCGGGCAGCCCCCGGCGGCGGCGATCGCCGTGGTCAGCGCGTCGCTGGAGGTGGACTTCGACTCCCCGCTCTACACCGAGGCGGTCACCCCGACCATCACCGTGACCACGGGCGAGGCCCCGCCGGAGCGGCTCCGGCAGGCCGAGGCGGCCGGCGAGGTGCTGATCGCGGGCGAGGGCGAGCGGGTGGACCTCGGCGGCGCGGTGGATCTGCTCGCCGACTCCGGCCGCGGCCGGCTGCTGTGCGAGGGCGGACCGACGCTGCTCGGCGCCATGGTGCGGGCGGGGCGGCTCGACGAGCTCTGCCTGTCGGTGTCGCCGCAGCTCAGAGCCGGTTCCGGGCTGCGCATCCTGGACGGCCCGGAACTGGCCGCGCCGCTGTCGCTGAACCTGCACACCCTGCTGACGGAGGACGGGTTTCTATTCGCTCGGTACCTGGTGATGTAG